In one window of Xyrauchen texanus isolate HMW12.3.18 unplaced genomic scaffold, RBS_HiC_50CHRs HiC_scaffold_585, whole genome shotgun sequence DNA:
- the LOC127642385 gene encoding dynein light chain Tctex-type 4-like isoform X1 encodes MCFLTDLFNMANQPLPLSKETLAQFNHSLATEPGASGPLRRRVGSISTRRSSKDQATHRPLHLRGVTGPSSDSSFLSPNVTNSHVSIGKRFSFGGWQQGGRVSFSGLYLHQPIQEIHMENTYRMGPEPGSHFNASRTQQILKATLDSYLDGVCYNPENSSQLCQMLADLVLSKLKDDNPPRYKLVCQVVVGQSSKQGIRIASRSLINSDTDSYTSADFQNHSVFAVAIVHGVYCE; translated from the coding sequence ATGTGTTTCCTCACAGATTTATTCAATATGGCCAATCAGCCTCTACCACTGTCTAAGGAGACATTGGCTCAGTTTAATCATTCCCTGGCCACAGAACCAGGAGCCTCTGGGCCCCTGAGGCGACGTGTGGGCTCTATCTCTACACGGCGCAGCTCCAAAGACCAGGCCACCCACAGGCCACTACACCTCAGGGGTGTGACGGGTCCCTCATCTGATTCATCTTTCCTGAGCCCCAATGTGACCAATTCTCACGTCTCCATTGGTAAGCGGTTCTCGTTTGGTGGATGGCAGCAGGGAGGTAGAGTGAGCTTTTCTGGACTGTACCTCCACCAACCCATCCAAGAGATCCATATGGAGAACACCTACAGAATGGGACCAGAACCAGGGAGCCACTTCAATGCAAGCAGAACTCAGCAGATCCTAAAGGCTACATTGGACAGTTATTTGGATGGCGTATGCTACAATCCTGAAAATAGTAGCCAGCTCTGTCAGATGTTGGCAGATCTAGTGCTTAGTAAGTTGAAAGACGACAACCCGCCTCGCTATAAACTTGTGTGTCAGGTAGTGGTTGGGCAGAGCAGTAAACAAGGAATTAGGATTGCCAGCCGTAGCTTGATCAACTCCGACACTGATAGCTACACATCTGCTGATTTCCAAAACCACTCAGTATTTGCTGTGGCTATAGTACATGGTGTGTATTGTGAATGA
- the LOC127642385 gene encoding dynein light chain Tctex-type 4-like isoform X2 encodes MANQPLPLSKETLAQFNHSLATEPGASGPLRRRVGSISTRRSSKDQATHRPLHLRGVTGPSSDSSFLSPNVTNSHVSIGKRFSFGGWQQGGRVSFSGLYLHQPIQEIHMENTYRMGPEPGSHFNASRTQQILKATLDSYLDGVCYNPENSSQLCQMLADLVLSKLKDDNPPRYKLVCQVVVGQSSKQGIRIASRSLINSDTDSYTSADFQNHSVFAVAIVHGVYCE; translated from the coding sequence ATGGCCAATCAGCCTCTACCACTGTCTAAGGAGACATTGGCTCAGTTTAATCATTCCCTGGCCACAGAACCAGGAGCCTCTGGGCCCCTGAGGCGACGTGTGGGCTCTATCTCTACACGGCGCAGCTCCAAAGACCAGGCCACCCACAGGCCACTACACCTCAGGGGTGTGACGGGTCCCTCATCTGATTCATCTTTCCTGAGCCCCAATGTGACCAATTCTCACGTCTCCATTGGTAAGCGGTTCTCGTTTGGTGGATGGCAGCAGGGAGGTAGAGTGAGCTTTTCTGGACTGTACCTCCACCAACCCATCCAAGAGATCCATATGGAGAACACCTACAGAATGGGACCAGAACCAGGGAGCCACTTCAATGCAAGCAGAACTCAGCAGATCCTAAAGGCTACATTGGACAGTTATTTGGATGGCGTATGCTACAATCCTGAAAATAGTAGCCAGCTCTGTCAGATGTTGGCAGATCTAGTGCTTAGTAAGTTGAAAGACGACAACCCGCCTCGCTATAAACTTGTGTGTCAGGTAGTGGTTGGGCAGAGCAGTAAACAAGGAATTAGGATTGCCAGCCGTAGCTTGATCAACTCCGACACTGATAGCTACACATCTGCTGATTTCCAAAACCACTCAGTATTTGCTGTGGCTATAGTACATGGTGTGTATTGTGAATGA